One window of Hymenobacter sp. BRD128 genomic DNA carries:
- a CDS encoding Na+/H+ antiporter, translating into MEHLALIIFLLALLVALSALAPRLKLPYPVLLVLAGGLLGLVPGLPAIDIDPNLIFFIFLPPLLYEASYQMSWHEFVANRRPIMLLAVGLVLLTTTAVAALAHYFIPGFSWAMGFVLGAVVAPPDAVAATSVTKGLGLPRRITGILEGESLVNDASALIAYRYAVAAVVSGTFGLWDASWHFLWVAGGGAGIGIAVGYLVVRIQNFLTDATLITALSLLLPFGIYLAAEHVGVSGVLAVVAMGLMMSRRSHDIYDNQTRLLKHSFWRVLGFLLNGLVFLIIGLELRTILTGLGAGAFWPTLGYGLLVSALAIAIRMGWVFPVSYLGHWLGRLLGRPGEMAPKRNLFITSWAGMRGVVSLATALALPLAVRGGTAFPQRNTILFITFVVILVTLLVQGLSLPWLVRRLAVQESPAQRAAEAQELRLALTRDALAYLDQRLAAEAAASAPPDSNLLTLREVLRRQARRLHGTFAANEATDEQPPTEAETQAATSFEGLLRCRLDVTEHQRQQLVRLHRAATFSEEAVRQVELELDRFEIALDTQLATVQQPEAAEPSVKA; encoded by the coding sequence TTGGAACACCTCGCCCTCATCATCTTTCTGCTAGCCCTGCTGGTGGCGCTTTCGGCGCTGGCGCCCCGGCTCAAGCTGCCCTACCCGGTGCTGCTGGTGCTGGCGGGCGGGCTGCTAGGATTGGTGCCCGGCCTGCCGGCCATCGACATTGACCCCAACCTTATCTTCTTCATCTTTCTGCCGCCCCTGCTCTACGAGGCGAGCTACCAGATGTCGTGGCACGAGTTTGTGGCCAACCGGCGGCCCATTATGCTGCTGGCGGTAGGGCTGGTGCTGCTCACGACTACGGCCGTAGCGGCCCTGGCGCACTACTTTATTCCGGGCTTTAGCTGGGCGATGGGCTTTGTGCTGGGCGCGGTAGTGGCCCCACCCGACGCCGTGGCGGCCACCAGCGTCACGAAAGGCCTGGGGCTGCCGCGCCGCATCACGGGCATTCTGGAAGGCGAGAGCCTGGTAAACGACGCCTCGGCGCTCATTGCCTACCGCTACGCCGTGGCGGCGGTGGTGAGCGGCACGTTTGGCCTTTGGGATGCCAGCTGGCACTTTTTGTGGGTGGCCGGCGGCGGGGCGGGCATTGGCATCGCGGTGGGCTACCTGGTGGTGCGCATTCAGAATTTCCTGACCGATGCCACGCTCATTACGGCCCTCTCGCTGCTGCTGCCATTTGGTATTTACCTGGCCGCCGAGCACGTGGGTGTGTCGGGGGTGCTGGCCGTAGTGGCAATGGGCCTGATGATGAGCCGGCGCTCGCACGATATCTACGATAACCAGACGCGGCTGCTCAAGCACAGCTTCTGGCGGGTGCTAGGCTTTTTACTCAATGGCCTGGTTTTCTTGATAATTGGGCTGGAGCTGCGCACCATCCTGACGGGGCTCGGCGCGGGCGCGTTTTGGCCCACGCTGGGCTACGGCTTGCTGGTGAGTGCCTTGGCGATTGCCATTCGTATGGGCTGGGTATTTCCGGTGTCGTACCTGGGGCACTGGCTGGGGCGCCTGCTGGGCCGACCCGGCGAAATGGCACCCAAGCGCAACCTCTTTATTACTTCCTGGGCCGGGATGCGGGGGGTAGTGTCGCTAGCTACGGCGCTGGCCCTGCCGCTGGCCGTGCGCGGCGGCACGGCCTTTCCGCAGCGCAATACCATCTTGTTTATCACCTTCGTGGTTATCCTGGTTACGCTGCTGGTGCAGGGGCTGAGCCTGCCCTGGCTGGTGCGCCGGCTAGCCGTGCAGGAGTCGCCCGCCCAGCGCGCCGCCGAGGCGCAGGAGCTGCGACTGGCCCTCACCCGCGACGCGCTGGCCTACCTCGACCAGCGCCTGGCCGCCGAGGCCGCCGCTTCGGCGCCGCCCGATTCTAACCTGCTAACCCTGCGCGAAGTGCTGCGCCGCCAGGCGCGCCGCCTGCACGGCACCTTCGCCGCCAATGAGGCCACCGACGAGCAGCCGCCCACCGAAGCCGAAACTCAGGCCGCTACCTCATTTGAAGGCTTGCTGCGCTGCCGCCTCGACGTAACCGAGCACCAGCGCCAGCAGCTGGTGCGGCTGCACCGCGCCGCCACGTTCAGCGAAGAGGCCGTGCGGCAGGTTGAGTTGGAACTCGACCGCTTCGAAATCGCCCTCGATACGCAGCTGGCTACCGTGCAGCAGCCCGAAGCTGCCGAGCCGTCGGTCAAGGCTTAG
- a CDS encoding nuclear transport factor 2 family protein, giving the protein MKRSFTALALLALPLLAQAQTAPKARPHTMARLPTQSNPAQRNAEAAKEVEALERQRFAAQVSKDYVFLEKAFADDLVYTHASGKQNGKADYLQSIRDGKSVYDKIDVENLNVRAYNGGTAAVVNGQITIYQPNKPDGSPNVAHLKYVTVQIKNPQGWQVVLWQSQKQPEATK; this is encoded by the coding sequence ATGAAACGCTCGTTCACCGCGCTGGCGCTGCTAGCCCTGCCTTTGCTTGCCCAGGCCCAAACTGCGCCCAAAGCCCGCCCGCACACTATGGCCCGGCTGCCCACCCAAAGCAATCCGGCCCAGCGCAACGCCGAGGCGGCTAAGGAAGTGGAGGCGCTGGAACGCCAGCGCTTCGCCGCCCAGGTCAGTAAGGACTATGTTTTTCTCGAAAAAGCCTTTGCCGACGACCTGGTGTACACTCACGCCAGCGGCAAGCAGAATGGCAAAGCCGACTACCTGCAAAGTATTCGCGACGGCAAGAGCGTGTACGATAAGATTGACGTGGAAAACCTCAACGTGCGCGCCTACAATGGCGGCACCGCGGCCGTGGTGAATGGCCAAATTACCATCTACCAGCCCAATAAGCCCGACGGCTCGCCCAACGTGGCCCACCTCAAGTACGTGACCGTGCAGATTAAAAATCCGCAGGGCTGGCAGGTAGTGTTGTGGCAGTCGCAGAAGCAGCCGGAAGCCACTAAATAG
- a CDS encoding acetylxylan esterase has product MQQVHQQYAPRRLALDAALASAAGTAAYRDSARARFRRVLGPLPARTPLRARVVGTVAQVGFRIEKIIYESLPHHHVTANLYVPAGQGEKPAALLFCGHEQTSKATPSYQQTARLLARNGFVVLVIDPVSQGERMQLVDPGGKFLTRGGTTEHTLLNAQANLLGTNLPAEELWDNVRSLDYLLTRPEVDAARVGCLGNSGGATQTAYFIGYDERVKVAALCSYVAAGERNLTLTGPADGCVMLPGAGAAGLDVADWPIMFAPKPLLLLTGRYDFVDQTDLEAAYADTRRAYAALGAAAQTDIFTYDDGHGISVPKRAAAVAWFRRWLGASGPAVAEEATPIALPEATLRCTATGQVATAFKDEQSLAALHLAQARALAKARPTYSPEALAGVLQRELGTYPVLSLAPGSVEVRDTLRLPSGQAWQAVVLRRAGEPPLPARRLLPPAGALAPTRLVLWLPGQGMATVLRDSAARLAAYQRQGTAVLLADLRGLGETTDPAAFNDPKYYNQEYRDASLALHLSRPLLAQRVADVSLLLAYVRHAAPLRDLPLVLRGDGRATLAVLHAAVLAPLFAQQSSTAKRTLASQVEQVQVGSGPPSFQYFLENPAAKDAYSEVVPGVLRSYDVPDLHRALGARLIP; this is encoded by the coding sequence TTGCAGCAGGTGCACCAGCAGTACGCCCCGCGCCGGCTAGCCCTCGATGCGGCGCTGGCCTCGGCGGCCGGCACGGCGGCGTACCGCGACTCGGCGCGGGCGCGCTTCCGGCGGGTGCTGGGGCCGCTGCCGGCGCGCACGCCGCTGCGGGCGCGGGTGGTGGGCACGGTGGCGCAGGTGGGCTTTCGGATTGAGAAAATTATTTACGAGAGCTTGCCGCACCACCACGTCACGGCCAATTTGTACGTGCCCGCAGGCCAGGGCGAAAAGCCGGCGGCGCTGCTGTTTTGCGGGCACGAGCAGACTAGCAAGGCCACGCCCAGCTACCAGCAAACGGCCCGGCTGCTGGCCCGCAATGGCTTCGTAGTGCTCGTTATCGACCCCGTGAGCCAGGGCGAGCGGATGCAGCTGGTGGACCCTGGCGGGAAATTTCTCACCCGCGGCGGCACTACCGAGCATACCTTGCTTAATGCCCAGGCTAACCTGCTAGGCACCAACCTGCCCGCCGAGGAGCTGTGGGACAACGTGCGCAGCCTCGATTACCTGCTGACCCGGCCCGAGGTCGATGCCGCTCGCGTGGGCTGCCTTGGCAACTCGGGCGGCGCTACCCAGACCGCCTACTTCATAGGCTACGACGAGCGGGTAAAAGTGGCGGCGCTGTGCAGCTACGTGGCCGCCGGCGAGCGCAACCTCACCCTTACCGGTCCCGCCGATGGCTGCGTGATGCTGCCCGGCGCCGGCGCGGCCGGCCTCGACGTAGCCGACTGGCCCATCATGTTCGCGCCCAAGCCGCTGCTGCTACTCACCGGCCGCTACGACTTTGTGGACCAGACCGACCTGGAAGCCGCCTACGCCGACACGCGCCGCGCCTACGCTGCCCTGGGCGCAGCCGCGCAAACGGATATTTTTACCTACGACGACGGCCACGGCATTTCGGTGCCTAAGCGGGCGGCGGCGGTGGCGTGGTTTCGGCGCTGGCTGGGGGCTAGCGGGCCAGCCGTGGCCGAGGAGGCTACGCCCATTGCTTTGCCCGAGGCTACGCTGCGCTGCACGGCCACCGGGCAGGTAGCCACGGCCTTTAAGGACGAACAAAGCCTGGCGGCCCTACACCTGGCCCAGGCGCGGGCGCTAGCCAAGGCCCGGCCTACCTACTCGCCCGAGGCGCTGGCGGGCGTGCTGCAACGCGAGCTGGGTACCTACCCGGTACTCAGCCTGGCACCCGGCTCCGTGGAAGTGCGCGATACCCTGCGCCTGCCCAGTGGCCAAGCCTGGCAAGCTGTCGTGCTGCGGCGGGCGGGCGAGCCCCCACTGCCCGCCCGCCGCCTGCTGCCCCCGGCGGGCGCGCTGGCCCCCACGCGCCTCGTGTTGTGGTTGCCCGGCCAGGGCATGGCCACGGTACTGCGCGACAGCGCCGCCCGCCTGGCCGCCTACCAGCGCCAGGGCACCGCCGTGCTGCTAGCCGACCTACGCGGCCTGGGCGAAACCACCGACCCAGCGGCATTTAACGACCCCAAATATTATAACCAGGAATACCGCGATGCCTCGCTAGCCCTGCACCTGAGCCGCCCGCTGCTCGCCCAGCGCGTGGCCGACGTAAGCCTGCTGCTAGCCTACGTGCGCCACGCCGCTCCCCTGCGCGACTTACCGCTCGTGCTACGGGGCGATGGCCGGGCAACCCTGGCGGTGCTGCATGCGGCGGTGCTGGCCCCGCTCTTCGCTCAGCAAAGCTCAACGGCGAAGCGCACACTCGCCTCCCAGGTCGAGCAGGTGCAGGTGGGCAGCGGGCCACCCTCGTTCCAGTATTTTCTCGAAAACCCGGCCGCTAAAGATGCTTATTCGGAGGTGGTGCCGGGCGTGCTGCGCTCATACGACGTACCCGACCTGCACCGGGCGCTGGGCGCGCGGCTCATTCCGTAG
- a CDS encoding sugar kinase: protein MKQVVTFGEVMMRLSPPLNYRLPQTATLEVTYGGGDANVAAALSQMGVPAAHVSAFPANELGYAAANHLRRYGVDTTHCHFTEGHRLGLYFLEVGASLRPSRIVYDRADSAFAHLDPSAFNWDEILKEAGWLHWTGITPAISAAAAQATADAIAAARRLGVTVSADVNYRRNLWQYGQKAQDVMPGLVEGCDIVVCTEGDADDLFGIKADADSDNGFISMSQQLTQRFPNIKRVIATRRQTQSASHERICGLLWDDGEFFETPFYDITPVVDRIGGGDSFISGFIYGSTTYEDRAQALSFATIASALKHTIHGDINLVTPAEVEHLMQGNLTGRLLR, encoded by the coding sequence ATGAAGCAAGTCGTAACCTTCGGCGAAGTGATGATGCGGCTCTCGCCGCCGCTGAACTACCGGCTGCCGCAGACCGCCACCCTCGAAGTAACCTACGGCGGCGGCGACGCCAACGTAGCCGCCGCCCTCTCCCAAATGGGCGTGCCCGCCGCCCACGTGTCGGCCTTTCCGGCCAATGAGCTGGGCTACGCCGCCGCCAACCACCTGCGCCGCTACGGCGTCGATACCACCCACTGCCACTTCACCGAAGGCCACCGGCTAGGGCTGTATTTCTTGGAAGTCGGTGCCTCGCTGCGGCCCAGCCGCATCGTGTACGACCGCGCTGACTCGGCCTTCGCGCACCTCGACCCCAGCGCTTTTAACTGGGATGAAATCCTGAAAGAAGCCGGCTGGCTGCACTGGACGGGTATCACGCCCGCCATCTCGGCCGCCGCCGCCCAGGCCACGGCCGACGCCATTGCGGCGGCGCGCCGGCTAGGGGTCACCGTATCGGCCGACGTGAACTACCGCCGCAACCTGTGGCAGTATGGCCAAAAGGCGCAGGATGTGATGCCGGGCTTGGTCGAAGGCTGCGACATTGTAGTCTGCACCGAGGGCGACGCCGACGACCTGTTCGGCATCAAGGCCGACGCGGATTCGGACAACGGCTTCATCTCAATGAGCCAGCAATTGACCCAGCGCTTTCCCAATATTAAGCGAGTGATTGCCACCCGCCGCCAAACGCAGAGCGCCTCGCACGAGCGCATTTGCGGGCTGCTGTGGGATGATGGCGAGTTTTTCGAAACGCCCTTCTACGACATCACGCCGGTGGTGGACCGCATCGGCGGCGGCGACTCGTTCATTTCGGGCTTCATCTACGGCTCAACTACTTACGAAGACCGCGCGCAGGCGCTCTCCTTCGCCACCATCGCCTCGGCGCTGAAACACACCATTCACGGCGACATCAACCTGGTGACGCCGGCCGAAGTCGAGCACCTCATGCAGGGCAACCTCACCGGGCGGCTGCTCCGCTAG
- a CDS encoding aldehyde dehydrogenase family protein codes for MPKIIAPEVVFSKLLNDVQQAVPEIFTADGGFLNLLEGKWQAPGEPRAFHSPIDGSDIGALPMLKHDAALRAVRFAKGEAAAWAATPLAERKRRVQDCLDQLRPHIDLVSKLLMWEIGKTYKLGFNDIDRAIEGVQWYVENIEGLLGDRRPLGLVSNIASWNYPMSVLMHAVLVQALAGNSVIAKTPTDGGFISLSLTFAIARRAGLPVTLVSGPGGELSDVLVKDPAVDCLSFVGGRYNGRNIADALSVEHKRYMLEMEGVNTYGLWNYSQWDKLAEQLVKGYDYGKQRCTAYVRWVVQRELFPQFLETYTKAIGSLKVGNPTLVDNPGDKLPDLAFGPVINAHQAESLDELFTDASKHGAIPFYQGKLDDSLFLPGQDRSAYRAPRALVGLPRQAELYFKEPFGPIDTVVLVDRVEELVGEMNISNGALVSALGSDDEKWAARTAKELRAFKVGINQLRSRGDREEVFGGLGESWKGAFVGGKLLVEAVTQGAPSQPVLGNYPDAVLLPEKA; via the coding sequence ATGCCTAAAATCATTGCCCCCGAAGTCGTATTCAGCAAGCTGCTGAATGACGTGCAGCAGGCCGTACCCGAAATATTTACCGCCGACGGCGGCTTTCTCAACCTGCTCGAAGGCAAGTGGCAGGCGCCCGGCGAGCCCCGCGCTTTCCATTCGCCCATTGATGGCTCCGACATTGGTGCGCTGCCTATGCTCAAGCACGATGCCGCCCTGCGCGCCGTGCGCTTTGCCAAGGGCGAAGCCGCCGCCTGGGCCGCCACCCCACTGGCCGAGCGCAAGCGCCGCGTGCAGGACTGCCTCGACCAGCTGCGCCCGCACATCGACCTGGTGAGCAAGCTGCTGATGTGGGAAATCGGCAAAACCTACAAGCTGGGCTTCAACGACATCGACCGCGCCATCGAGGGTGTGCAGTGGTACGTGGAAAACATCGAGGGCCTGCTCGGCGACCGCCGCCCGCTGGGCCTCGTCAGCAACATTGCTTCCTGGAACTACCCCATGTCGGTGCTCATGCACGCGGTGCTGGTGCAGGCGCTGGCCGGCAACTCGGTTATCGCCAAAACACCCACCGACGGCGGCTTCATCTCGCTGAGCCTCACCTTCGCCATTGCCCGCCGCGCCGGCCTGCCCGTGACGCTGGTGAGCGGCCCCGGCGGCGAGCTCAGCGATGTGCTGGTGAAGGACCCGGCCGTGGATTGCCTCAGTTTCGTGGGCGGGCGCTACAACGGCCGCAACATCGCCGACGCCCTGAGCGTGGAGCACAAGCGCTACATGCTGGAGATGGAGGGCGTGAACACCTACGGCCTCTGGAACTACTCGCAGTGGGACAAGCTGGCCGAGCAGCTCGTCAAAGGCTACGACTACGGCAAGCAGCGCTGCACGGCCTACGTGCGCTGGGTGGTGCAGCGCGAGTTGTTTCCGCAGTTTCTCGAAACCTACACCAAGGCCATCGGCAGCCTTAAGGTGGGCAACCCGACCCTGGTGGACAACCCCGGCGACAAGCTGCCCGACCTGGCTTTCGGCCCCGTCATCAATGCCCATCAGGCCGAAAGCCTCGACGAGCTCTTCACCGATGCCAGCAAGCACGGCGCCATTCCGTTCTACCAAGGCAAGCTCGACGACAGCCTCTTTTTGCCCGGCCAAGACCGCTCGGCCTACCGCGCGCCGCGGGCGCTGGTGGGCCTGCCCCGCCAGGCCGAGCTGTATTTCAAGGAGCCCTTCGGCCCCATCGACACGGTGGTGCTCGTGGACCGCGTGGAGGAGCTGGTGGGCGAGATGAACATCTCGAACGGCGCCCTGGTGAGCGCGCTGGGCTCGGACGATGAGAAGTGGGCCGCCCGCACCGCCAAGGAGCTGCGCGCCTTCAAGGTGGGCATCAACCAGCTGCGCAGCCGCGGCGACCGCGAAGAAGTATTTGGCGGCCTGGGCGAAAGCTGGAAGGGCGCCTTCGTGGGCGGCAAGCTGCTCGTAGAGGCCGTAACCCAGGGCGCCCCCAGCCAGCCCGTGCTCGGCAACTACCCCGACGCCGTGCTGCTGCCCGAAAAGGCCTAG
- a CDS encoding MFS transporter codes for MNPTLRSSPPGADTAAVIGRYRWTICSLVFFATTINYLDRAVISLLKPYLETAFRWNAGDYANIEIAFKLAYAVGMIGVGRIIDKLGTKLGYALSTALWSVAAMGHALVSSTLGFGVARGFLGITEAGNFPAAIKTTAEWFPQRERALATGIFNSGSNVGAIVAPLTVPLIAETIGWQWAFILTGALGFVWLVLWMLVYETPAESKRLSKAEFDYINADIPVGLPTEGVTEEKPKVGWLPLLGFRQTWAFVLGKFITDPIWWFYLFWLPDFLTKQYHLKGTAIALPVAAVYVLSSIGSVGGGYLPLGFIKRGMPAFKARKTAMLLIACCVFPIVFAQWLGGMNMWLAVLVIGIAAAAHQAWSANIFTTVSDMFPKRAVASVTGIGGMAGGLGGIALTALVQKRMFVHFESIGQLDKAYYIMFFICGAAYLVAWVLMFALVPRMEPIKLDESDILPTAS; via the coding sequence ATGAATCCCACCCTTCGCAGCTCGCCGCCCGGTGCCGATACGGCGGCCGTCATCGGCCGGTACCGCTGGACTATCTGTTCGCTGGTGTTCTTTGCCACCACCATCAACTACCTCGACCGGGCGGTTATCTCGCTGCTGAAGCCCTACCTCGAAACGGCGTTTCGCTGGAACGCGGGCGACTACGCCAACATCGAGATTGCCTTCAAGCTGGCCTACGCGGTGGGCATGATTGGGGTGGGCCGCATCATCGACAAGCTGGGTACCAAGCTCGGCTACGCGCTTTCGACGGCGCTGTGGAGCGTGGCCGCCATGGGCCACGCGCTGGTGAGCAGCACGCTGGGCTTTGGGGTGGCGCGGGGCTTTCTTGGGATTACCGAAGCCGGTAATTTCCCGGCCGCCATCAAGACGACGGCCGAGTGGTTTCCGCAGCGCGAGCGGGCCCTGGCCACGGGCATCTTCAACTCTGGCTCCAACGTGGGCGCTATTGTGGCGCCGCTCACGGTGCCACTCATCGCCGAAACCATCGGCTGGCAGTGGGCTTTCATCCTCACTGGCGCGCTGGGTTTCGTGTGGCTGGTGCTGTGGATGCTCGTGTACGAAACGCCGGCCGAGAGCAAGCGCCTGAGCAAGGCCGAGTTTGATTACATCAATGCCGATATTCCGGTGGGCCTGCCCACTGAGGGCGTGACGGAGGAAAAGCCCAAGGTGGGCTGGCTGCCGCTGCTGGGCTTCCGCCAGACCTGGGCCTTCGTGCTGGGCAAGTTCATTACCGACCCCATCTGGTGGTTTTACCTGTTCTGGTTGCCCGACTTTCTGACCAAGCAGTACCACCTCAAGGGCACGGCCATTGCCCTGCCGGTGGCGGCCGTGTACGTGCTCTCGAGCATCGGCAGCGTAGGCGGCGGCTACTTGCCGCTCGGGTTTATCAAGCGCGGCATGCCGGCTTTCAAGGCCCGCAAAACGGCCATGCTGCTCATTGCCTGCTGCGTGTTCCCGATTGTGTTTGCGCAGTGGCTGGGGGGCATGAATATGTGGCTGGCGGTGCTGGTTATCGGCATTGCGGCGGCGGCCCACCAGGCGTGGAGCGCCAACATCTTCACCACCGTATCGGACATGTTTCCGAAGCGCGCCGTGGCCTCGGTTACGGGTATTGGCGGGATGGCGGGCGGCCTGGGCGGCATCGCCCTCACGGCCCTGGTGCAGAAGCGCATGTTTGTGCACTTCGAGAGCATCGGGCAGCTCGACAAGGCCTACTACATCATGTTTTTCATCTGCGGGGCGGCCTACCTGGTGGCCTGGGTGCTGATGTTCGCGCTGGTACCGCGCATGGAGCCCATCAAGCTCGATGAGAGCGACATTCTCCCCACTGCTTCTTAA
- a CDS encoding class 1 fructose-1,6-bisphosphatase — protein sequence MSTSPPLPSPDELATPVGTTLERYIMRKQAEFPFATGELSQLLRDVALASKIMVREVSRAGLSSLAEAVGPEGETTAPSHRLGEEAHIRFVRALTNGRECCAVLSEARPDLIETGNPDGKYVVALNPLNGSVSLDFNVSTGTIFSIYRRVSRYGGPARAEDFTQGGRAQVAAGYILYGSSVMLVYTTGHGVAGFTYEPSLGEFFLSHPKLTIPAQGTVFSCNEGNWFDFPEFARTFLTTCKQRRYTARYVGSLAADYHRNLFTGGIYLYPPTGEWPSGKLRLLYEAYPIAFVTEQAGGVAVTGAADVLDVPLARICTSACRSS from the coding sequence ATGTCTACCTCCCCTCCGCTACCCTCGCCCGACGAGCTGGCCACGCCCGTCGGCACCACCCTTGAGCGCTACATCATGCGCAAGCAGGCCGAGTTTCCGTTTGCCACCGGCGAGCTCTCGCAGCTGCTGCGCGACGTGGCCCTGGCCAGCAAAATCATGGTGCGCGAGGTGAGCCGCGCCGGCCTTAGCAGCTTGGCCGAGGCCGTGGGCCCCGAGGGCGAAACCACTGCCCCGAGCCACCGCCTGGGCGAGGAGGCGCACATCCGCTTCGTGCGTGCCCTCACCAACGGCCGCGAGTGCTGCGCCGTGCTCAGCGAGGCCCGGCCCGACCTCATCGAAACCGGCAACCCCGACGGCAAGTACGTGGTGGCGCTCAACCCGCTCAACGGCTCGGTGAGCCTCGACTTCAACGTGAGCACGGGCACCATCTTCAGCATCTACCGGCGCGTGAGCCGCTACGGCGGGCCCGCTAGGGCCGAGGATTTTACGCAAGGCGGCCGGGCGCAGGTGGCGGCGGGCTACATCCTCTACGGCTCGAGCGTGATGCTGGTGTACACCACCGGCCACGGCGTGGCGGGCTTCACCTACGAGCCGAGTCTGGGTGAGTTTTTCCTCTCTCACCCCAAGCTGACGATTCCGGCGCAGGGCACGGTATTCTCGTGCAACGAGGGCAACTGGTTTGACTTTCCGGAGTTTGCCCGCACCTTCCTCACCACCTGCAAGCAGCGCCGCTACACCGCCCGCTACGTGGGCTCGCTGGCCGCCGACTACCACCGCAACCTCTTCACGGGCGGCATTTACCTCTACCCGCCCACCGGCGAATGGCCCAGCGGCAAGCTGCGCCTGCTCTACGAGGCCTACCCCATCGCCTTCGTGACCGAGCAGGCCGGCGGCGTGGCCGTAACCGGCGCCGCCGATGTGCTCGATGTGCCCCTAGCCAGGATTTGCACCAGCGCGTGCCGCTCTTCGTAG
- a CDS encoding bifunctional 4-hydroxy-2-oxoglutarate aldolase/2-dehydro-3-deoxy-phosphogluconate aldolase, whose translation MSSQEVITRTLAAPLVPVFFHADAAYAQSIVRGCYAGGVRVFEFTNRGANAFEVFQELAKLVAADCPDLVLGIGTIYTAAEAERFIAAGAAFVVQPVTTAEVAAACQRHDVAWVPGAMTPNEIYAATQLGAQLVKIFPGNLVGPDYIKALRGPMPGTKLMVTGGVEPTEASLTEWFGAGVNVVGVGSQLFKGASDAATITARVAPLMQFLQKRVAAG comes from the coding sequence ATGTCTTCCCAAGAAGTTATTACCCGTACCCTGGCCGCGCCGCTGGTGCCGGTTTTTTTCCACGCCGATGCGGCTTATGCGCAGTCCATTGTGCGGGGCTGCTACGCGGGGGGCGTCCGGGTATTTGAGTTTACCAACCGGGGCGCGAATGCCTTCGAGGTATTTCAGGAGCTAGCCAAGCTGGTGGCCGCCGACTGCCCCGACCTCGTGCTGGGCATCGGCACCATCTACACCGCCGCCGAGGCCGAGCGCTTCATCGCGGCCGGCGCGGCCTTCGTGGTGCAGCCCGTGACCACCGCCGAGGTAGCCGCCGCCTGCCAGCGGCACGACGTGGCCTGGGTGCCCGGCGCCATGACGCCTAATGAGATTTATGCCGCCACCCAGCTAGGGGCGCAGCTGGTTAAAATCTTCCCCGGCAACCTGGTTGGCCCGGACTACATTAAGGCCCTGCGCGGCCCCATGCCCGGCACCAAGCTCATGGTGACGGGCGGCGTCGAGCCCACCGAGGCTAGCCTCACCGAGTGGTTTGGGGCCGGCGTGAACGTGGTGGGCGTGGGCTCGCAGCTCTTCAAGGGGGCTAGCGACGCGGCCACCATCACGGCGCGGGTAGCTCCGCTGATGCAGTTTTTACAGAAGCGAGTAGCGGCTGGTTGA